Below is a genomic region from Candidatus Neomarinimicrobiota bacterium.
TGAAACCTGAGAGGCAACGGAGATGAAAGTAGCAGCAATCGTTCTTGCCGCCGGCAGTTCAGAGCGTCTACCCGAAAAGAATAAGCTGCTTCTTGAAATCTCTGGAATTCCAATGATAAAACTTGTCTGCGCCAGCGTGGAAGCCGCCGGGTATGATCCCATCATTGTGGTAACCGGCTACGAGCGAAGCCTGATTCGCTCAACCCTGAAAAGGAATCAGGTTCTTTTTGTCCACAATGATGCATGGGAAACCGGCATGTCCGGTTCAATTCGGACGGGAATAACAACCCTTCCCACAGAAGTGGATGGGTGCGCCATCGTTCTGGGAGACATGCCGCTCGTCAAGGTGGATACCCTTCGAACTCTAAGAGTGACATTTGACCGGAAAAAAGGAGCGAAAATAGTCTACCCGCTTTCAGGGAATCGCCAGGGGAATCCCGTCCTTTTCCCGAAAACCTATTTCACAGAGATAATGTCTATTTCGAGTGACCAAAGATGCAAGTCAATACTGAACCATCATATTGAGAGTGCGGTCCCGGTGGAGTTGATCTCAGACGATGTCCTTATTGACTGCGACACGCAGAGGGACTACCTTAGACTTCTCGAAAAAACGGAGCAGGATTAGCGTGTCGCGCCACAGAGACATATTCGTGAAGATGGCTGAACTTGAGGAAGCCGAAGAACCTTTTGCCGTGGCGACCATCATCAGTGTGAAAGGATCGTCCTCAGGAAGAATGGGTGACAAGGCAATATTCGGGAGCAGCGGAGAGAGAGTTGCCGGATGGATCGGGGGGGGTTGTGTTGAGAACCGTGTTGCCAGAACCACCGTTGAAACGTTGGCCGACGGTGAACCGAGAATCGTAAACATCGACCTGGATAGCGATCAAATGGGAATGGGTATCCCATGTGGAGGGAGTATGTCAATAATTGTGGAACCTCAATTGAAAACACCCACGATCCTCATTCGAGGAATGGGCCGCCTGGTGGAAGTGCTGGCCAGACTTGGAAAGCTGCTCAATTTCAGCGTGGTGGTGCAAACATCCAAAGAGGAAGCTTCGCGATTTCCGGAGACCATAAAGATTGTGACTGAACCTTTGGAGTTGGACGAGCTCGATTTTTCTGTGGACTTCCTCGTGCTGGCTACCCACCACCGTGACGACGATAAGCTTTCCCTGCAGGCTCTCAAGATGGGGGTGCCGTTCGTTGCCGTTGTAGCCAGCCGGAAGAAAACAGGCATTATTATGGAGTACCTGAAATCGAAAGGTGTCACTGACGAAGATCTTGACAGGTTTCATGCACCGGCCGGTCTCGATCTGAACGCAAAAACTCCTGAAGAAATCGCCCTGAGTATCATGTCGGAAATGGTGATGCACCGAAACTCCGGTTCGGGTGAACCCATGAGATCACAGACGGCGAAGAAACCAGCGACCCGGTAACATCCTGGCTCACCCGGTATGCCGCCAATTCCTTGAGACTGAGTTCCAAAAGTTATCCCCTGACCAGTATCCTCCTCGCTTCCTTGATCCTTTTCATGAGGGGGGATGAACAGCTCAAAGTTCAACCTCCGGATGGGATAGATGATGAGTCGAGGCGTAAAACGTCAACCCAAATGAAGAGGGCACGGTGGAACTATTTTTTTCGAATGCTGAAGGACCCCGCCACGAATCAAATACCTCATGGTATCCGCGAGAAAGAACTAGCCTTCGCCCGCACATTGAGGCGAACCTTCAGAGGAATTGAGGATACCTTGTTCACCTGGACTGAAGTGGGACCTACGGATGTGGGAGGAAGGACAAGGGCTCTGACAGTCGATGTTGCCAACTCAAATATCATCATGGCCGGCGGCGTTTCAGGAGGTATCTGGAAATCGACAGACGGAGGCGAATCGTGGGTTACAAAGAGCGATCCGTCACAGAGTTTGAGCGTTACTTCTCTGGCTCAAGATATCCGTCCGGGTCATACCAGTACCTGGTACTACACGACAGGAGAATTCGTGGGGAATTCCGCATCTGACCTGGGAAAAAGGTCCCCTTTCTTCGGAACCGGTCTGTACAAATCGATCGATAACGGCGAAACCTGGGAGCAAGTACCCGATCCCTGGGGCAGAAATCCCACATCGTGGGACAGTCCTCTTGACTTCGTGTCGAGAATTGTAATCAGTCCCACCACCGGCAGCGTCTTCCTGGCCAGTAACGGTATTGGCGTCTACCGTTCCACCGACCAGGGGAATACGTTCGACCTGGTTCTCGGCGGGATCAATGACCACTTTTACACCGATGTTGTTGTGGGATTCCAGGGGAAACTTGCAGCAGTCCTGTCCCAGTTCGGCCATAACTCGGACCCGGTCCACACCCCCGGTGTGTACAGATCCGTGGACGACGGCGACGAATGGACCGATATCACTCCTGCCAGCTTCCCTGACTCTCATGAGCGGAGCGTAATCGCCCTCGCACCATCGAACCCGGATATCCTCTATGTTCTCACTTTCACGGGCGACATTGACGACAATGAGCGTGACGACGTCCGGTTTCACAAAATCAATGTCTCCACGGAAGTATTCGAGGACCGGTCCAACAACCTGCCGGATTTTGGTGATGAAGGCTTTGTGCACACTCAACACAACTACAATATGGTCCTCGCCGTCAAACCGGATGACGAAGATTTCGTGATGATTGGGGCCACCAGCCTTTTCAGATCAAGAGATGGCTTCGCCACAAAGTCACAAGACATTTATGATACTTGGATCGGAGGCTACGAATCGGGTAACGCCCCCAACCATTATCCCAATTTGCATCCCGATCAGCACGTCATCGTTTTTGATCCTGCGGATGCAAAAAGGGTGTGGATCGGCCACGATGGCGGCCTGAGCGTTGCGTCAAATATCACGGCGTCTTCATCCTCCACGTTCTTTTTTCCATGGATAAACAAGAACAATGGCTACAATGTGGTCCAGTACTACACCATTGCAATTTCGGACGAGCCAGATGACCAGAGAATCATGGGTGGAACCCAGGATAACGGGACGCCCTTTTTCACCTGGGACGGAAACGATACAGGACCCTCCAGGGATATGAGCTCCGGCGACGGCGGTTTTGCCTACCTTGGCGATGAATTTGCCTACAGCTCGTCACACAACGGGCGTGTTCTTCGTCTGGATTATGACAGGTCCGGCCATCCATCCTTCGCCGCTGGTTGGACCGCGGTCACACCGGAAGGTGCGCAGGACAGACTTTTCATCACGCCATTTGCGGTGGATCCAAATGATGAGGAGGTGATGTATTATGCCGCTGGGAATACGCTCTGGCGGAACGATCAGCTCTCCGCCATTCCCCAGGGTAAAGATTCCACCTCCGTGGGGTGGTCCCCGCTGACGAACATCGCAATTCCTTCCGATTATCTCCTTTCCGCCATGAGGGTATCCCGCTACAACCCGAAACATCTGCTTTATTATGGTGCCAGCAGCTCCGTGGGACCTCCGAAACTGTACAGGCTTGAAGAAGCTCATACCGCGACCGAGGGTGAAGAGGATATTTCCATAGGGGACACTCCCGCTGGAGCTTACGTTCACGATATAGCCGTCAATCCTGTTGACGGTAACGAAATCCTTGTGGTGCTGTCGAACTACAACATTGTTGGACTCTATCACTCAAGCGACGGGGGAAGACTGTACGAATCCGTGGAGGGAAATCTAACGGGCAGTGGTGAGAAACCGGGCCCGTCCCTCCGTTCTGCGGCAATCCTGCCGGTAACTCAAGGAGTCATTTATCTCCTGGCAACGAGTACCGGTGTCTACTCCACGATGGAACTTGACGGGGCCAATACGCTTTGGAAACAGGAAGGAGAAAAAGAGCTGGGCAATGTCGTCGCCGCCAGGATAGAGGCCAGAACGTCAGACGGCGGGGCCGTCGTGGGAACGCACGGCCGGGGCGTGTTCATGGGCACTCTCAACACAGCGCTGCATGCGGGACTACCGTCGACTTTCTCGCTGGGTCATAACTTTCCCAATCCCTTTAACCGTGCCACGTCCATCCCTTACCATCTGCCCAAACCAGCCCATGTGAAGCTGACTATCTACAACGTGAAGGGACAGACGGTCGCATCTCTCGTGGAAGAGTTCAAACTGGCAGGTTCTCATGTGACATTCTGGGATGCGAAAAATGTAAGCTCAAGTGTATACTTTTACCGAATGGCCACTACAGATTTCTCGGAAACCAGAAAGTGCATTCTGGTGAAGTAGAATTCCCGTCCGGGAACACGACTTGGACCGGGGATTTATACAAAATCATGTGGATCTTGTCGCCACGTTCTCGTCGTGAAACTATCCAAACCGGATCTTCTTTCGCACTTTTCTCAGGCAGAAAAGTGCCAAAAGGCCTTCTGGCTAAAATTAATTTGGGCGGAGCTGCCTGCGCCTGTGGGAATCAATTAAACTCGCCCTCCCGACAAGTCGGGAGGACTCAGACAGCAATTGATTCTCTTCCACAGTCTTCACATCCTCCCTCTTGCCCAAATTATTTTGAGGCCGCTGATGGTGCCGATAGATCGGCCCCAAAAAGATAAAAATCGGTCTTAAAATCGTCCCACCGGTTCTCGTGGAGGCGGAGACACGGATCATCTCAAGATCGTTCGGAGAATCCATGACTGTGTGAGACAGCCAACAGGAGGGCGAGTTTCATGGATTCCCGTGGCTTCAGCCGACACAGGCGGGTCCCGCCCGGCCGGGATTCAGCCGTGATCTTTCTTGGTTCTTTTGGTATCTAGTCGAAGATCCCGACCCTTCGGGAACAAAAAGAACAAGAAGCAACCTTCCAAGTAACTACACTAATGAGAATGTGAGGCGTTCATGGCACGGTAGTTTCCGGGGCAATATTCAGATTGCACAATAGGAACAAGATTATACACCTTCCTTTGACTGGGGAAAATGTTGCATTCCAATCATATTCATGACATATTATTGGAGGCGCGAAACCCCACTTTCAGGAGCTCAGAACCTTTCCCGCAGATTCCCGATTGCATGGGGAGAGAGATGATCGATGAGCAAGGATAACCATTCCAAGGATCAGGGTTCTGGCCTGTCGCGCCGGGAATTCCTGAAAATTTCCGGTCTATCCCTTTCTGTCCCCCTCCTCACCGGTGGACGCACCCTCAAAATTTCCGGGGAGAATGTAACGGTCTACGGCCCAGGTAAGTCCCCTGTGGCACTCAGCGTTAACGGAAAGACGTATAAGGTTGAGCTGGAGCCTCGCGTTACCCTCCTTGATACACTTCGCCAGGAACTTGACCTCACGGGAGCCAAACGCGTCTGCGACGGGGGAACGTGCGGGGCCTGCACCGTGATTATAGACGGCAAACCTGTCTATTCATGCTCAATCCTTGCGATCGATGCTCAGGGCAAGGAGATAACCACAGTTGAAGCAATGATGGAAGGTGACCGCCTCCATCCCATACAACAGGCCTTCATTGACAATGATGCCCAGCAGTGTGGTTTCTGCACACCCGGCTTCGTCATGGCTGCCCAGGCCTTTCTTCGGGAGAAACCCCATCCTACCCCGGAGGAAGTCAAAACTGGTCTGGGTGGGAACCTGTGCCGGTGCGGAACCTATATGGGCATCCGGGCTGCCATTATGCAGGCGTCAAAGGGGTAAAGGAGGAGAACCCGGTGCCAGATTACCGGTGGCCTGAACGGGAAAAGCGAAGACTTATAGGCAAACGGATATCTCGCGTGGATGGACCTGCTAAAGTATCCGGGAAAGCGAAGTATACGTATGACGTAAAACGTCCCGGGATGCTCTACGGAAAAATCCTGCGGTGCCCGTACGCCCACGCGAAAATTTTGAGTATCGACGCCAGCAAAGCGGAGAGGATGCCCGGTGTCAAAGCGGTAAAGGTTATCCAGGATCCCGGCACGGAAATCTTCTGGGCTGGAGACGAAATTGTCGGTGTCGCTGCCGTGGATGAAACGACGGCCGATGACGCCATCAGGTCGATTGAGGTTCAGTACGAAGTCCTTCCCCATCTGGTTGTTGATTCCGATCCTTCACTCGCAGGCGACAGATTGAGGCCATCAGCTGAAGAAGTGAAGGGGAATCCGGAAAGGGCCTTCGAAGAATCGGATGTGACCGCTGAGGGAATTTACGGGACACCTGTCATTACCCATTGCTGTATGGAAAGTCATGGGTCCATTTCAGAGTGGAATGAGGACAAACTTCTCGTTCACATTTCCACACAGGCAGTTAGTTCCATTTCTGATGCGATGGCCGAAGCTCTGAAGATCCCCGCCGGAAATGTCCGGACGAAAATGGATCACATGGGTGGAGGATTCGGGAGCAAATTCGGTCCCGACCGTTGGGGGATCGAAACCGCCCGCATCTCCAGGCTGGCCGGGGGAAAGCCTGTCAAGATCATGCTTGAACGCGATGCCGAATTGACGGTGGCCGGTGCCCGGCCTTCCGCGTATGCTCGCGTCAAAGTGAGTGCCAGGAAGGACGGCACGATTCTCGCCTGGGACTCCGAGTCGTGGGGAACCGGAGGGATAGGCGGCGGTGGACGGCCACCTCTGCCGTATGTTTTCGATATCCCTCACCAACGCATCCGTCACATGTCTATCATTAACAATATCGGAAGCGCCAGGGCCTGGCGTGCGCCGAATCACCCCCAGGCCTGTCTCATTACTATGGGTGCGCTTGAAGATCTTGCGAACAAGCTCGAGATGGACCCTCTGGATCTTGTGTTGAAGAATATCGAATTGACGGGTCGGCGGTCAACCGTTTACGAGGAAGAATTTCTGAAAGCCGCCGAACTGATGGGATGGAAGGAAAAATGGCATCCTCGCGGCGATAAAACAAAGGGACCTGTCAAACGGGGTTTGGGACTTGCGCTGCACACCTGGGGCGGTCGTGGGCACGGAAGCAATTGTGATCTGACCATTCATCCCGACGGAACGACGGATATCAAGTTGGGGACACAGGACCTGGGAACGGGCACGAGAACCGTCATAACCATCACCGCCGCTGAAACACTTGGACTACCCATGAGCAGCATCAACCTGATGATTGGCGACAGCCTCTTCCCCGTGTCCGGTGCCTCGGGTGGTAGCACTACCGTTGGGGGCGTAAGTTCCTCAACACGCCGCGCGGCTCTGGACGCCCTCTCCCAATTGTTCGAAAAGGTCGCACCAGCTCTCAACGCAAAGCCTGGGGACCTCGAGGCCGTCAAAGGAAAGATTCAAGTGAGGAAAGACCCCAGCCGGAGCCTTACCTGGGTCGAGGCGTGCAAGAGCCTGGGAGGAACTCCCATCACTGTCAGGGGTCAGAATCCCGGTCCGGGGAGACTCGCAAGCAGCGGTGTCGGCGGAGTTCAGATGGCTGACGTCTCGGTAGATATTGAAACGGGTGTGGTAAAGATGAACAGAATGGTGGCCGTACAGGACTGCGGTCTCATTATTAACCCGAAGCTCGCTGAAAGCCAGTGCTACGGGGGCATGATCATGGGGATCGGGTACGCCCTTTACGAAGAAAAGATTATGGATCCTGCCTCCGGCAGAATGCTGAATCCCAATATGGAGTTCTACAAGTTGGCAGGAAACGGAGACATTGGAGAACTGGTTGTCCACATGATGAACAGCGACGAGCATGACGGCAG
It encodes:
- a CDS encoding nucleotidyltransferase family protein; translated protein: MKVAAIVLAAGSSERLPEKNKLLLEISGIPMIKLVCASVEAAGYDPIIVVTGYERSLIRSTLKRNQVLFVHNDAWETGMSGSIRTGITTLPTEVDGCAIVLGDMPLVKVDTLRTLRVTFDRKKGAKIVYPLSGNRQGNPVLFPKTYFTEIMSISSDQRCKSILNHHIESAVPVELISDDVLIDCDTQRDYLRLLEKTEQD
- a CDS encoding XdhC family protein — translated: MSRHRDIFVKMAELEEAEEPFAVATIISVKGSSSGRMGDKAIFGSSGERVAGWIGGGCVENRVARTTVETLADGEPRIVNIDLDSDQMGMGIPCGGSMSIIVEPQLKTPTILIRGMGRLVEVLARLGKLLNFSVVVQTSKEEASRFPETIKIVTEPLELDELDFSVDFLVLATHHRDDDKLSLQALKMGVPFVAVVASRKKTGIIMEYLKSKGVTDEDLDRFHAPAGLDLNAKTPEEIALSIMSEMVMHRNSGSGEPMRSQTAKKPATR
- a CDS encoding T9SS type A sorting domain-containing protein, with amino-acid sequence MRLSSKSYPLTSILLASLILFMRGDEQLKVQPPDGIDDESRRKTSTQMKRARWNYFFRMLKDPATNQIPHGIREKELAFARTLRRTFRGIEDTLFTWTEVGPTDVGGRTRALTVDVANSNIIMAGGVSGGIWKSTDGGESWVTKSDPSQSLSVTSLAQDIRPGHTSTWYYTTGEFVGNSASDLGKRSPFFGTGLYKSIDNGETWEQVPDPWGRNPTSWDSPLDFVSRIVISPTTGSVFLASNGIGVYRSTDQGNTFDLVLGGINDHFYTDVVVGFQGKLAAVLSQFGHNSDPVHTPGVYRSVDDGDEWTDITPASFPDSHERSVIALAPSNPDILYVLTFTGDIDDNERDDVRFHKINVSTEVFEDRSNNLPDFGDEGFVHTQHNYNMVLAVKPDDEDFVMIGATSLFRSRDGFATKSQDIYDTWIGGYESGNAPNHYPNLHPDQHVIVFDPADAKRVWIGHDGGLSVASNITASSSSTFFFPWINKNNGYNVVQYYTIAISDEPDDQRIMGGTQDNGTPFFTWDGNDTGPSRDMSSGDGGFAYLGDEFAYSSSHNGRVLRLDYDRSGHPSFAAGWTAVTPEGAQDRLFITPFAVDPNDEEVMYYAAGNTLWRNDQLSAIPQGKDSTSVGWSPLTNIAIPSDYLLSAMRVSRYNPKHLLYYGASSSVGPPKLYRLEEAHTATEGEEDISIGDTPAGAYVHDIAVNPVDGNEILVVLSNYNIVGLYHSSDGGRLYESVEGNLTGSGEKPGPSLRSAAILPVTQGVIYLLATSTGVYSTMELDGANTLWKQEGEKELGNVVAARIEARTSDGGAVVGTHGRGVFMGTLNTALHAGLPSTFSLGHNFPNPFNRATSIPYHLPKPAHVKLTIYNVKGQTVASLVEEFKLAGSHVTFWDAKNVSSSVYFYRMATTDFSETRKCILVK
- a CDS encoding (2Fe-2S)-binding protein: MSKDNHSKDQGSGLSRREFLKISGLSLSVPLLTGGRTLKISGENVTVYGPGKSPVALSVNGKTYKVELEPRVTLLDTLRQELDLTGAKRVCDGGTCGACTVIIDGKPVYSCSILAIDAQGKEITTVEAMMEGDRLHPIQQAFIDNDAQQCGFCTPGFVMAAQAFLREKPHPTPEEVKTGLGGNLCRCGTYMGIRAAIMQASKG
- a CDS encoding xanthine dehydrogenase family protein molybdopterin-binding subunit, which gives rise to MPDYRWPEREKRRLIGKRISRVDGPAKVSGKAKYTYDVKRPGMLYGKILRCPYAHAKILSIDASKAERMPGVKAVKVIQDPGTEIFWAGDEIVGVAAVDETTADDAIRSIEVQYEVLPHLVVDSDPSLAGDRLRPSAEEVKGNPERAFEESDVTAEGIYGTPVITHCCMESHGSISEWNEDKLLVHISTQAVSSISDAMAEALKIPAGNVRTKMDHMGGGFGSKFGPDRWGIETARISRLAGGKPVKIMLERDAELTVAGARPSAYARVKVSARKDGTILAWDSESWGTGGIGGGGRPPLPYVFDIPHQRIRHMSIINNIGSARAWRAPNHPQACLITMGALEDLANKLEMDPLDLVLKNIELTGRRSTVYEEEFLKAAELMGWKEKWHPRGDKTKGPVKRGLGLALHTWGGRGHGSNCDLTIHPDGTTDIKLGTQDLGTGTRTVITITAAETLGLPMSSINLMIGDSLFPVSGASGGSTTVGGVSSSTRRAALDALSQLFEKVAPALNAKPGDLEAVKGKIQVRKDPSRSLTWVEACKSLGGTPITVRGQNPGPGRLASSGVGGVQMADVSVDIETGVVKMNRMVAVQDCGLIINPKLAESQCYGGMIMGIGYALYEEKIMDPASGRMLNPNMEFYKLAGNGDIGELVVHMMNSDEHDGRGVIGLGEPPVISPGAAISNAVANAIGVRVPFLPLTPNRVLEALAS